In a single window of the Drosophila miranda strain MSH22 chromosome XL, D.miranda_PacBio2.1, whole genome shotgun sequence genome:
- the LOC108154386 gene encoding tyrosine-protein phosphatase 10D isoform X3: MLYQLSKATTRIRLKRQKTTQKQQQQQQQKHQRATAATTTTTTTTTRKAVEQHLWLWSLAFLAAFIIQDVRCADLAISIPNNPGLDDGASYRLDYSPPFGYPEPNTTIASRDIGDEIQFSRALPGTKYNFWLYYTNFTHHDWLTWTVTITTAPDPPSNLSVQVRSGKNAIILWSPPTQGSYTAFKIKVLGLSEASSSFNRTFQVNDNTFQHSVKELTPGATYQVQAYTIYDGKESVAYTSRNFTTSRRTRHKELLDIKILREPNTPGKFIVWFRNETTLLVLWQPPYPAGIYTHYKVSIEPPDANDSVLYVEKEGEPPGPAQAAFKGLVPGRAYNISVQTMSEDEISLPTTAQYRTVPLRPLNVTFDRDFITSNSFRVLWEAPKGISEFDKYQVSVATTRRQSTVTRSNEPIAYFDFRDIAEPGKTFNVIVKTVSGKVTSWPATGDVTLRPLPVRNLRSINDDKTNTMVITWEADPASTQDEYRIVYHELETFNGDTSTLTTDRTRFTLESLLPGRNYSLSVQAVSKKMESNETSIFVVTRPSSPIIEDLKSIRMGLNISWKSDVNSKQEQYEVLYSRNGTSEVRTLITKESRLVIKNLQPGAGYELKVFAVSHELRSEPHAYFQAVYPNPPRNMTIETVRSNSVLVHWSPPESGEFTEYSIRYRTDSEQQWVRLPSVRSTEADITDMTKGEKYTIQVNTVSFGVESPVPQEVNTTVPPNPVSNIIQLVDSRNITLEWPKPEGRVESYILKWWPSDNPGRVQTKNVSENKSADDLSTVRVLIGELMPGVQYKFDIQTTSYGILSGITSLYPRTMPLIQSDVVVANGEKEDERETITLSYTPTPQSSSKFDIYRFSLGDAEIKDKEKLANDTDRKVTFTGLVPGRLYNITVWTVSGGVASLPIQRQDRLYPEPITQLHATNITDTEISLRWDLPKGEYNDFDIAYLTADNLLAQNMTIRNDITISDLRPHRNYTFTVVVRSGTESSVLRSSSPLSASFTTNEAVPGRVERFHPTDVQPSEINFEWSLPSSEANGVIRQFSIAYTNVNNLTDAGMQDFDSEESIGVIKNLKPGETYVFKIQAKTAIGFGPEREYRQTMPILAPPRPATQVVPTEVYRSSSTIQIRFRKNYFSDQNGQVRMYTIIVAEDDAKNASGLEMPSWHDVQSYSVWLPYQAIDPYYPFENRSVEDFTIGTENCDNHKIGYCNGPLKSGTTYRVKVRAFTGPDKFTDTAYSFPIQTELLSSPDQDNTSLIVAITVPLTIILVLLVTLMFYKRRRNNCRKTTKDSRANDNMSLPDSVIEQNRPILIKNFAEHYRLMSADSDFRFSEEFEELKHVGRDQPCTFADLPCNRPKNRFTNILPYDHSRFKLQPVDDDEGSDYINANYVPGHNSPREFIVTQGPLHSTRDDFWRMCWESNSRAIVMLTRCFEKGREKCDQYWPNDTVPVFYGDIKVQILNDSHYADWVMTEFMLCRGSEQRILRHFHFTTWPDFGVPNPPQTLVRFVRAFRDRIGAEQRPIVVHCSAGVGRSGTFITLDRILQQINTSDYVDIFGIVYAMRKERVWMVQTEQQYICIHQCLLAVLEGKENIVGPAREMHDNEGYEDDEGIAESGM; encoded by the exons GATGTCCGATGCGCAGATCTAGCCATTAGTATACCCAACAATCCCGGCCTCGACGATGGTGCCTCGTATCGTCTGGACTATAGTCCGCCCTTTGGCTATCCGGAGCCAAACACAACCATCGCCTCCAGGGACATTGGCGATGAGATACAATTCTCGCGTGCCCTTCCCGGCACCAAATACAATTTCTGGCTTTATTACACGAATTTCACGCATCACGATTGGCTCACATGGACGGTGACCATAACAACGG CACCCGATCCACCATCGAATCTGTCAGTGCAGGTGAGGAGCGGCAAGAATGCCATCATCCTGTGGTCCCCGCCCACACAGGGCAGCTATACGGCATTCAAGATCAAGGTGCTGGGCCTGTCGGAGGCCTCGAGCAGCTTCAACCGCACCTTCCAGGTGAACGACAACACATTCCAGCACAGCGTGAAGGAACTGACGCCCGGCGCCACCTACCAGGTGCAGGCCTACACGATCTACGATGGCAAGGAGTCGGTGGCCTATACGAGCCGTAATTTTACCACAA gtCGAAGGACGCGGCACAAAGAGTTGCTGGACATAAAGATCCTAAGAG AGCCCAACACGCCGGGGAAATTCATTGTCTGGTTCCGAAATGAGACGACGCTGCTGGTGCTGTGGCAACCGCCATATCCCGCCGGCATTTATACGCACTACAAGGTCTCCATCGAGCCGCCGGATGCCAACGACAGTGTCCTCTATGTGGAGAAGGAGGGCGAGCCCCCGGGACCGGCGCAGGCGGCCTTCAAGGGTCTGGTGCCGGGCAGAGCCTACAATATCTCAGTGCAGACAATGTCCGAGGACGAGATATCGCTGCCGACGACAGCCCAGTATCGAACAGTGCCGTTGCGTCCGCTGAACGTTACCTTTGACCGGGACTTTATCACCTCCAATTCGTTCCGGGTGCTCTGGGAGGCCCCCAAGGGGATATCGGAGTTCGACAAGTACCAGGTGTCGGTGGCCACCACCCGCCGCCAGTCGACGGTGACACGCAGCAACGAGCCGATCGCGTACTTTGACTTCAGGGACATTGCCGAGCCCGGCAAGACGTTCAACGTGATCGTGAAGACGGTGTCGGGAAAGGTTACCTCATGGCCAGCCACGGGGGATGTGACGCTGCGTCCGTTGCCGGTTAGGAATCTGCGAAGCATCAACGATGACAAGACCAACACGATGGTCATCACATGGGAGGCGGATCCGGCCAGTACACAGGATGAATATCGCATTGT ATACCACGAACTGGAGACCTTCAATGGCGACACCAGCACCCTGACCACGGATCGGACACGCTTCACCTTGGAGAGCCTCCTGCCCGGCCGGAACTACTCTCTCTCCGTTCAGGCCGTGTCCAAGAAGATGGAATCGAATGAAACCAGCATCTTTGTGGTCACACGACCCTCTTCGCCCATCATTGAGGATCTGAAGAGCATTCGCATGGGTCTGAACATCAGCTGGAAAAGCGACGTCAACTCAAAGCAGGAGCAGTACGAGGTCCTGTACTCGAGGAACGGGACGAGCGAGGTGCGAACTCTCATCACCAAGGAGTCGCGGCTGGTGATCAAGAATCTGCAGCCGGGCGCGGGCTACGAACTGAAGGTCTTTGCCGTCAGTCATGAGCTGAGGAGCGAGCCGCATGCCTACTTCCAGGCCGTCT ATCCCAATCCACCGCGCAACATGACCATCGAAACGGTGCGCAGCAATTCCGTTTTGGTCCATTGGTCGCCCCCAGAGAGCGGAGAGTTTACGGAGTACTCGATACGCTATCGGACGGACAGCGAACAGCAGTGGGTGCGCCTGCCCAGTGTCCGTTCTACGGAGGCGGACATCACCGACATGACCAAGGGCGAGAAGTACACCATTCAGGTGAACACCGTCAGCTTTGGCGTCGAGAGTCCTGTGCCCCAGGAGGTCAACACGACAGTGCCCCCGAATCCCGTCTCGAATATCATCCAACTGGTGGACTCGCGCAACATTACGCTGGAGTGGCCCAAGCCGGAGGGACGAGTGGAGTCGTACATTCTGAAATGGTGGCCCAGCGACAATCCTGGTCGTGTCCAGACCAAAAATGTCTCCGAGAATAAGTCGG CTGATGATCTGTCCACAGTGCGTGTGCTCATTGGCGAACTGATGCCGGGCGTGCAGTACAAGTTTGATATACAGACAACATCGTATGGCATCCTTTCGGGTATCACCAGCCTCTATCCGCGCACAATGCCGCTCATCCAATCGGATGTGGTGGTGGCCAATGGCGAGAAGGAGGACGAACGGGAGACGATCACCCTGAGCTATACGCCCACACCGCAGTCCTCATCGAAGTTCGACATCTATCGCTTCTCGCTGGGCGATGCCGAGATCAAGGACAAGGAGAAGCTGGCCAACGATACGGACCGAAAGGTTACCTTCACAGGCTTGGTGCCGGGACGCCTGTACAACATCACCGTGTGGACGGTGAGCGGCGGTGTGGCCAGTCTGCCCATTCAGCGGCAGGATCGCCTCTATCCAGAGCCCATTACCCAGCTGCATGCCACCAATATCACGGACACAGAGATCTCGCTGCGCTGGGACCTGCCCAAGGGCGAGTACAATGATTTCGATATTGCCTACCTCACGGCCGACAACCTGCTGGCCCAGAACATGACCATACGGAATGATATCACGATCAGCGATCTGCGTCCGCATCGGAACTACACCTTCACGGTGGTGGTGCGCTCCGGCACAGAGTCGTCGGTGCTGCGCAGCAGTTCCCCTCTCTCGGCGAGCTTCACCACCAACGAGGCCGTGCCCGGCCGGGTGGAGCGTTTCCATCCGACAGATGTCCAGCCCAGCGAGATCAATTTCGAGTGGTCGCTGCCGTCCAGCGAGGCCAACGGAGTGATCCGACAGTTTTCGATTGCGTACACGAACGTCAACAATCTGACGGATGCCGGCATGCAGGACTTTGACTCCGAGGAGTCCATCGGTGTGATCAAGAACCTCAAGCCCGGCGAGACGTACGTCTTTAAGATACAGGCCAAGACGGCCATTGGCTTTGGGCCGGAGCGAGAGTACAGGCAAACGATGCCCATATTGGCGCCACCACGACCCGCCACCCAGGTGGTTCCCACGGAAGTGTATCGCAGCTCGTCCACGATACAGATCCGTTTCCGCAAGAACTACTTCTCCGATCAGAACGGACAGGTGCGCATGTACACGATCATTGTGGCCGAGGATGACGCCAAGAATGCCTCTGGGCTGGAGATGCCCAGCTGGCATGACGTCCAGTCGTACAGCGTGTGGCTGCCCTATCAGGCCATCGATCCGTACTATCCGTTTGAGAATCGATCGGTGGAGGACTTCACCATTGGCACCGAGAACTGTGACAATCACAAGATCGGCTACTGCAACGGACCCCTGAAGTCTGGCACCACATATCGCGTGAAAGTGCGCGCCTTCACGGGACCCGACAAGTTCACGGACACCGCCTATAGTTTCCCCATTCAGACAG AACTGCTAAGCTCTCCGG ATCAGGACAACACCTCATTGATTGTGGCCATCACTGTGCCACTGACCATTATTCTGGTGCTGCTTGTGACGTTGATGTTCTATAAGCGACGGCGTAACAATTGCCGCAAGACCACCAAGGACTCGCGGGCCAACGACAACATGTCCCTGCCGGATAGCGTTATCGAACAGAACCGTCCCATTCTGATCAAGAACTTTGCGGAGCACTATCGTCTGATGTCCGCCGACTCGGACTTCCGTTTCAGCGAGGAGTTCGAGGAACTGAAGCACGTGGGTCGCGACCAGCCATGCACTTTTGCGGATTTGCCCTGCAATCGTCCAAAGAACCGATTCACCAACATCCTGCCCTACGATCATTCACGCTTCAAGCTCCAGCCCGTGGACGACGACGAGGGCTCCGACTACATCAACGCCAACTATGTGCCCGGCCACAACTCGCCGCGCGAGTTTATTGTCACCCAGGGACCGCTGCACTCGACGCGGGACGACTTCTGGCGCATGTGCTGGGAGAGCAACTCGCGGGCGATCGTGATGCTGACCCGCTGCTTCGAGAAGGGCAGGGAGAAGTGCGATCAGTACTGGCCCAACGACACAGTGCCGGTCTTTTACGGTGACATCAAGGTCCAGATCCTGAACGACAGTCACTATGCCGACTGGGTGATGACCGAGTTTATGCTCTGCAGA GGCAGCGAGCAGCGCATTTTGAGGCACTTCCACTTTACCACTTGGCCCGACTTCGGGGTGCCAAATCCCCCCCAAACGCTGGTGCGTTTCGTGCGCGCCTTCCGCGATCGAATCGGGGCCGAGCAGCGACCGATTGTGGTCCACTGCAGTGCTGGCGTTGGTAGATCGGGCACCTTCATCACACTGGATCGCATTCTCCAGCAGATCAATACCTCCGACTACGTGGACATCTTTGGCATCGTCTATGCCATGCGAAAGG AACGCGTTTGGATGGTCCAAACGGAGCAGCAGTACATCTGCATCCACCAGTGCCTGCTGGCGGTGCTCGAGGGCAAGGAGAACATTGTGGGTCCTGCGCGGGAGATGCACGACAACGAGGGCTACGAAG ATGACGAGGGCATTGCCGAGTCGGGGATGTAG
- the LOC108154386 gene encoding tyrosine-protein phosphatase 10D isoform X4 yields the protein MLYQLSKATTRIRLKRQKTTQKQQQQQQQKHQRATAATTTTTTTTTRKAVEQHLWLWSLAFLAAFIIQDVRCADLAISIPNNPGLDDGASYRLDYSPPFGYPEPNTTIASRDIGDEIQFSRALPGTKYNFWLYYTNFTHHDWLTWTVTITTAPDPPSNLSVQVRSGKNAIILWSPPTQGSYTAFKIKVLGLSEASSSFNRTFQVNDNTFQHSVKELTPGATYQVQAYTIYDGKESVAYTSRNFTTKPNTPGKFIVWFRNETTLLVLWQPPYPAGIYTHYKVSIEPPDANDSVLYVEKEGEPPGPAQAAFKGLVPGRAYNISVQTMSEDEISLPTTAQYRTVPLRPLNVTFDRDFITSNSFRVLWEAPKGISEFDKYQVSVATTRRQSTVTRSNEPIAYFDFRDIAEPGKTFNVIVKTVSGKVTSWPATGDVTLRPLPVRNLRSINDDKTNTMVITWEADPASTQDEYRIVYHELETFNGDTSTLTTDRTRFTLESLLPGRNYSLSVQAVSKKMESNETSIFVVTRPSSPIIEDLKSIRMGLNISWKSDVNSKQEQYEVLYSRNGTSEVRTLITKESRLVIKNLQPGAGYELKVFAVSHELRSEPHAYFQAVYPNPPRNMTIETVRSNSVLVHWSPPESGEFTEYSIRYRTDSEQQWVRLPSVRSTEADITDMTKGEKYTIQVNTVSFGVESPVPQEVNTTVPPNPVSNIIQLVDSRNITLEWPKPEGRVESYILKWWPSDNPGRVQTKNVSENKSADDLSTVRVLIGELMPGVQYKFDIQTTSYGILSGITSLYPRTMPLIQSDVVVANGEKEDERETITLSYTPTPQSSSKFDIYRFSLGDAEIKDKEKLANDTDRKVTFTGLVPGRLYNITVWTVSGGVASLPIQRQDRLYPEPITQLHATNITDTEISLRWDLPKGEYNDFDIAYLTADNLLAQNMTIRNDITISDLRPHRNYTFTVVVRSGTESSVLRSSSPLSASFTTNEAVPGRVERFHPTDVQPSEINFEWSLPSSEANGVIRQFSIAYTNVNNLTDAGMQDFDSEESIGVIKNLKPGETYVFKIQAKTAIGFGPEREYRQTMPILAPPRPATQVVPTEVYRSSSTIQIRFRKNYFSDQNGQVRMYTIIVAEDDAKNASGLEMPSWHDVQSYSVWLPYQAIDPYYPFENRSVEDFTIGTENCDNHKIGYCNGPLKSGTTYRVKVRAFTGPDKFTDTAYSFPIQTDQDNTSLIVAITVPLTIILVLLVTLMFYKRRRNNCRKTTKDSRANDNMSLPDSVIEQNRPILIKNFAEHYRLMSADSDFRFSEEFEELKHVGRDQPCTFADLPCNRPKNRFTNILPYDHSRFKLQPVDDDEGSDYINANYVPGHNSPREFIVTQGPLHSTRDDFWRMCWESNSRAIVMLTRCFEKGREKCDQYWPNDTVPVFYGDIKVQILNDSHYADWVMTEFMLCRGSEQRILRHFHFTTWPDFGVPNPPQTLVRFVRAFRDRIGAEQRPIVVHCSAGVGRSGTFITLDRILQQINTSDYVDIFGIVYAMRKERVWMVQTEQQYICIHQCLLAVLEGKENIVGPAREMHDNEGYEDDEGIAESGM from the exons GATGTCCGATGCGCAGATCTAGCCATTAGTATACCCAACAATCCCGGCCTCGACGATGGTGCCTCGTATCGTCTGGACTATAGTCCGCCCTTTGGCTATCCGGAGCCAAACACAACCATCGCCTCCAGGGACATTGGCGATGAGATACAATTCTCGCGTGCCCTTCCCGGCACCAAATACAATTTCTGGCTTTATTACACGAATTTCACGCATCACGATTGGCTCACATGGACGGTGACCATAACAACGG CACCCGATCCACCATCGAATCTGTCAGTGCAGGTGAGGAGCGGCAAGAATGCCATCATCCTGTGGTCCCCGCCCACACAGGGCAGCTATACGGCATTCAAGATCAAGGTGCTGGGCCTGTCGGAGGCCTCGAGCAGCTTCAACCGCACCTTCCAGGTGAACGACAACACATTCCAGCACAGCGTGAAGGAACTGACGCCCGGCGCCACCTACCAGGTGCAGGCCTACACGATCTACGATGGCAAGGAGTCGGTGGCCTATACGAGCCGTAATTTTACCACAA AGCCCAACACGCCGGGGAAATTCATTGTCTGGTTCCGAAATGAGACGACGCTGCTGGTGCTGTGGCAACCGCCATATCCCGCCGGCATTTATACGCACTACAAGGTCTCCATCGAGCCGCCGGATGCCAACGACAGTGTCCTCTATGTGGAGAAGGAGGGCGAGCCCCCGGGACCGGCGCAGGCGGCCTTCAAGGGTCTGGTGCCGGGCAGAGCCTACAATATCTCAGTGCAGACAATGTCCGAGGACGAGATATCGCTGCCGACGACAGCCCAGTATCGAACAGTGCCGTTGCGTCCGCTGAACGTTACCTTTGACCGGGACTTTATCACCTCCAATTCGTTCCGGGTGCTCTGGGAGGCCCCCAAGGGGATATCGGAGTTCGACAAGTACCAGGTGTCGGTGGCCACCACCCGCCGCCAGTCGACGGTGACACGCAGCAACGAGCCGATCGCGTACTTTGACTTCAGGGACATTGCCGAGCCCGGCAAGACGTTCAACGTGATCGTGAAGACGGTGTCGGGAAAGGTTACCTCATGGCCAGCCACGGGGGATGTGACGCTGCGTCCGTTGCCGGTTAGGAATCTGCGAAGCATCAACGATGACAAGACCAACACGATGGTCATCACATGGGAGGCGGATCCGGCCAGTACACAGGATGAATATCGCATTGT ATACCACGAACTGGAGACCTTCAATGGCGACACCAGCACCCTGACCACGGATCGGACACGCTTCACCTTGGAGAGCCTCCTGCCCGGCCGGAACTACTCTCTCTCCGTTCAGGCCGTGTCCAAGAAGATGGAATCGAATGAAACCAGCATCTTTGTGGTCACACGACCCTCTTCGCCCATCATTGAGGATCTGAAGAGCATTCGCATGGGTCTGAACATCAGCTGGAAAAGCGACGTCAACTCAAAGCAGGAGCAGTACGAGGTCCTGTACTCGAGGAACGGGACGAGCGAGGTGCGAACTCTCATCACCAAGGAGTCGCGGCTGGTGATCAAGAATCTGCAGCCGGGCGCGGGCTACGAACTGAAGGTCTTTGCCGTCAGTCATGAGCTGAGGAGCGAGCCGCATGCCTACTTCCAGGCCGTCT ATCCCAATCCACCGCGCAACATGACCATCGAAACGGTGCGCAGCAATTCCGTTTTGGTCCATTGGTCGCCCCCAGAGAGCGGAGAGTTTACGGAGTACTCGATACGCTATCGGACGGACAGCGAACAGCAGTGGGTGCGCCTGCCCAGTGTCCGTTCTACGGAGGCGGACATCACCGACATGACCAAGGGCGAGAAGTACACCATTCAGGTGAACACCGTCAGCTTTGGCGTCGAGAGTCCTGTGCCCCAGGAGGTCAACACGACAGTGCCCCCGAATCCCGTCTCGAATATCATCCAACTGGTGGACTCGCGCAACATTACGCTGGAGTGGCCCAAGCCGGAGGGACGAGTGGAGTCGTACATTCTGAAATGGTGGCCCAGCGACAATCCTGGTCGTGTCCAGACCAAAAATGTCTCCGAGAATAAGTCGG CTGATGATCTGTCCACAGTGCGTGTGCTCATTGGCGAACTGATGCCGGGCGTGCAGTACAAGTTTGATATACAGACAACATCGTATGGCATCCTTTCGGGTATCACCAGCCTCTATCCGCGCACAATGCCGCTCATCCAATCGGATGTGGTGGTGGCCAATGGCGAGAAGGAGGACGAACGGGAGACGATCACCCTGAGCTATACGCCCACACCGCAGTCCTCATCGAAGTTCGACATCTATCGCTTCTCGCTGGGCGATGCCGAGATCAAGGACAAGGAGAAGCTGGCCAACGATACGGACCGAAAGGTTACCTTCACAGGCTTGGTGCCGGGACGCCTGTACAACATCACCGTGTGGACGGTGAGCGGCGGTGTGGCCAGTCTGCCCATTCAGCGGCAGGATCGCCTCTATCCAGAGCCCATTACCCAGCTGCATGCCACCAATATCACGGACACAGAGATCTCGCTGCGCTGGGACCTGCCCAAGGGCGAGTACAATGATTTCGATATTGCCTACCTCACGGCCGACAACCTGCTGGCCCAGAACATGACCATACGGAATGATATCACGATCAGCGATCTGCGTCCGCATCGGAACTACACCTTCACGGTGGTGGTGCGCTCCGGCACAGAGTCGTCGGTGCTGCGCAGCAGTTCCCCTCTCTCGGCGAGCTTCACCACCAACGAGGCCGTGCCCGGCCGGGTGGAGCGTTTCCATCCGACAGATGTCCAGCCCAGCGAGATCAATTTCGAGTGGTCGCTGCCGTCCAGCGAGGCCAACGGAGTGATCCGACAGTTTTCGATTGCGTACACGAACGTCAACAATCTGACGGATGCCGGCATGCAGGACTTTGACTCCGAGGAGTCCATCGGTGTGATCAAGAACCTCAAGCCCGGCGAGACGTACGTCTTTAAGATACAGGCCAAGACGGCCATTGGCTTTGGGCCGGAGCGAGAGTACAGGCAAACGATGCCCATATTGGCGCCACCACGACCCGCCACCCAGGTGGTTCCCACGGAAGTGTATCGCAGCTCGTCCACGATACAGATCCGTTTCCGCAAGAACTACTTCTCCGATCAGAACGGACAGGTGCGCATGTACACGATCATTGTGGCCGAGGATGACGCCAAGAATGCCTCTGGGCTGGAGATGCCCAGCTGGCATGACGTCCAGTCGTACAGCGTGTGGCTGCCCTATCAGGCCATCGATCCGTACTATCCGTTTGAGAATCGATCGGTGGAGGACTTCACCATTGGCACCGAGAACTGTGACAATCACAAGATCGGCTACTGCAACGGACCCCTGAAGTCTGGCACCACATATCGCGTGAAAGTGCGCGCCTTCACGGGACCCGACAAGTTCACGGACACCGCCTATAGTTTCCCCATTCAGACAG ATCAGGACAACACCTCATTGATTGTGGCCATCACTGTGCCACTGACCATTATTCTGGTGCTGCTTGTGACGTTGATGTTCTATAAGCGACGGCGTAACAATTGCCGCAAGACCACCAAGGACTCGCGGGCCAACGACAACATGTCCCTGCCGGATAGCGTTATCGAACAGAACCGTCCCATTCTGATCAAGAACTTTGCGGAGCACTATCGTCTGATGTCCGCCGACTCGGACTTCCGTTTCAGCGAGGAGTTCGAGGAACTGAAGCACGTGGGTCGCGACCAGCCATGCACTTTTGCGGATTTGCCCTGCAATCGTCCAAAGAACCGATTCACCAACATCCTGCCCTACGATCATTCACGCTTCAAGCTCCAGCCCGTGGACGACGACGAGGGCTCCGACTACATCAACGCCAACTATGTGCCCGGCCACAACTCGCCGCGCGAGTTTATTGTCACCCAGGGACCGCTGCACTCGACGCGGGACGACTTCTGGCGCATGTGCTGGGAGAGCAACTCGCGGGCGATCGTGATGCTGACCCGCTGCTTCGAGAAGGGCAGGGAGAAGTGCGATCAGTACTGGCCCAACGACACAGTGCCGGTCTTTTACGGTGACATCAAGGTCCAGATCCTGAACGACAGTCACTATGCCGACTGGGTGATGACCGAGTTTATGCTCTGCAGA GGCAGCGAGCAGCGCATTTTGAGGCACTTCCACTTTACCACTTGGCCCGACTTCGGGGTGCCAAATCCCCCCCAAACGCTGGTGCGTTTCGTGCGCGCCTTCCGCGATCGAATCGGGGCCGAGCAGCGACCGATTGTGGTCCACTGCAGTGCTGGCGTTGGTAGATCGGGCACCTTCATCACACTGGATCGCATTCTCCAGCAGATCAATACCTCCGACTACGTGGACATCTTTGGCATCGTCTATGCCATGCGAAAGG AACGCGTTTGGATGGTCCAAACGGAGCAGCAGTACATCTGCATCCACCAGTGCCTGCTGGCGGTGCTCGAGGGCAAGGAGAACATTGTGGGTCCTGCGCGGGAGATGCACGACAACGAGGGCTACGAAG ATGACGAGGGCATTGCCGAGTCGGGGATGTAG